One genomic region from Tripterygium wilfordii isolate XIE 37 chromosome 20, ASM1340144v1, whole genome shotgun sequence encodes:
- the LOC119986609 gene encoding uncharacterized protein LOC119986609 — protein MGEVEMGSALKGKLKSLCCSGGWCYGVFWRFDPRNPMLLTFEDAYYEEQMAPLVNDMLLQVHILGEGITGKVAKTGKHQWIFSDNCADEIDLLSLIRSRDEFQDNFEFLPQFSCGIKTIAIISVKSQGVVIFGAGQKILENEEFLDKTKKLSEEMANTDGFVSLDSIPASMNDEDYNLNEWIDSLISPGNSCNRNMTTMDGSNSEVLVRKTSFSTSNTPLSPSALNLYDGGMTPVCINQLIAAETETRLLSSGMPHTESPNAEAPSSMWSGEGSMLTSFESQLPSEFWFDTITFPTTADTLANCGNRAENKQACSISGLIDAEKCIEDHSTSIKHSASLVHATNSELLECATSETNFDFSMDVSDFCVVDNLSECFVPSSVDCIDDVTMAIANDLSKAIGVTSDLYDGQQRSVVTSAAECDLYEALGLSFESSRKAGACWEEILMPAVSCDRSAISSGMSECISGLDVAHTAGPRKGLFSEFGLEDPLDCLSNSNFEDQLSTTKRRRMDNLTANDAKMLPVYNLDKTNTLLFKKETFPKSQVGLWINNSYSIDAKDNAIATTAKKCEEPSKATKKRARPGESTRPRPKDRQQIQDRLKELRGIIPNSRKCSIDSLLDLTVKHMHFLQSITQYADELKQIDTPKLISQGNGLVLKDNSIDGTSYCRDTTRAFDFSSQTMVCPIIVKDLSTGGHMLIEMLCEDKGFFLEIADIVRGFGLNILKGIMETRDDQIWAHFIVKTSKEVTGQVTRQDVFWSLLQLIQDTGTSGIDSTIQPSNIMDSVIPPFDGYQRSSLQLPISMADTLR, from the exons ATGGGTGAAGTTGAAATGGGTTCTGCTTTAAAGGGGAAGCTTAAGAGTCTATGTTGCAGTGGTGGATGGTGTTATGGGGTTTTCTGGCGATTTGATCCTAGGAATCCTAT GTTATTGACCTTTGAAGATGCCTACTATGAGGAGCAAATGGCGCCATTGGTAAATGACATGCTTTTGCAGGTGCACATTCTGGGCGAAGG AATCACCGGCAAAGTTGCAAAGACCGGGAAGCACCAATGGATTTTCTCGGATAATTGTGCTGATGAAATAGATTTGCTTAGTCTTATTAGAAGCCGAGATGAATTTCAG GATAACTTCGAATTCCTTCCCCAATTTTCTTGTGGAATAAAG ACAATTGCAATTATCTCCGTGAAATCACAAGGAGTGGTAATATTTGGAGCAGGACAAAAG ATTCTGGAAAATGAGGAGTTTTTagataaaacaaaaaagttgTCCGAGGAGATGGCAAACACTGATGGGTTCGTATCACTGGATAGCATCCCTGCATCCATGAATGATGAAGACTACAATCTAAATGAGTGGATTGATTCCTTAATTTCCCCTGGGAATTCCTGTAATAGGAATATGACAACCATGGATGGCAGCAATAGTGAAGTGCTTGTCCGAAAAACTAGTTTTTCAACAAGTAATACGCCATTGTCTCCTTCTGCATTGAATCTGTATGATGGAGGCATGACCCCGGTGTGCATTAACCAATTAATAGCTGCTGAAACAGAAACTCGATTATTATCATCTGGTATGCCTCACACCGAGAGTCCAAATGCCGAAGCCCCTAGTAGTATGTGGAGTGGTGAAGGGTCCATGTTGACTTCATTCGAGTCACAGTTGCCATCAGAATTTTGGTTTGATACAATTACATTTCCTACAACAGCAGATACTCTTGCAAATTGTGGTAATAGAGCAGAGAATAAGCAGGCATGCTCAATATCTGGTTTGATTGATGCAGAAAAATGTATTGAAGACCATTCTACGAGTATTAAGCATTCTGCTTCATTGGTCCATGCAACTAATAGTGAACTTCTGGAATGTGCAACTAGTGAAAccaattttgatttttcaatggATGTCTCTGACTTCTGTGTGGTAGATAATCTTTCCGAGTGCTTTGTTCCTTCATCGGTGGACTGCATAGATGATGTTACTATGGCAATAGCTAATGATCTATCAAAAGCCATAGGAGTTACTTCAGATCTGTACGACGGGCAGCAGAGGTCTGTAGTAACTAGTGCTGCAGAGTGTGACCTGTATGAAGCTTTGGGTCTGAGTTTCGAGTCGTCTAGAAAAGCTGGGGCGTGTTGGGAAGAGATTTTGATGCCGGCAGTTAGCTGTGATCGCTCTGCAATCAGCAGCGGTATGTCAGAATGTATCTCCGGGTTGGATGTTGCTCACACAGCTGGCCCCCGAAAAGGATTGTTCTCGGAGTTTGGACTTGAAGATCCTTTAGATTGCCTCAGTAATTCTAATTTTGAGGATCAGTTGTCCACCACCAAAAGAAGGAGAATGGACAATTTGACAGCAAATGATGCAAAGATGCTGCCTGTTTATAATCTGGACAAGACTAATACTCTATTGTTTAAGAAAGAGACTTTTCCGAAATCACAAGTGGGTTTATGGATCAACAATAGCTATAGCATTGATGCAAAAGATAATGCCATAGCAACAACAGCGAAGAAGTGCGAGGAACCTTCGAAGGCAACCAAGAAAAGAGCCAGACCCGGTGAAAGTACTCGGCCTAGGCCCAAAGACCGTCAGCAGATCCAAGACCGTCTCAAAGAGTTGAGAGGGATCATCCCCAATAGCAGAAAG TGCAGCATTGATTCACTACTCGATCTCACTGTCAAGCACATGCATTTCTTGCAAAGTATTACGCAATACGCTGACGAACTTAAACAAATTGATACGCCAAAG CTGATCAGCCAGGGCAACGGATTGGTCCTGAAAGACAACAGCATAGATGGTACTAGTTACTGCAGGGATACAACGCGGGCATTTGACTTCAGCAGTCAAACAATGGTTTGCCCTATCATAGTTAAGGACCTCAGCACAGGCGGCCATATGCTTATAGAG ATGCTTTGCGAGGACAAGGGATTCTTTCTTGAGATTGCAGACATAGTTAGAGGCTTTGGGTTGAACATCTTAAAGGGAATAATGGAAACTCGAGACGATCAAATATGGGCACACTTCATTGTTAAG aCAAGCAAGGAAGTAACCGGGCAAGTAACCAGGCAGGACGTCTTTTGGTCACTTCTCCAACTGATTCAGGACACTGGCACTAGCGGGATTGATTCGACGATTCAGCCTAGTAATATAATGGATTCTGTGATTCCTCCATTTGATGGTTATCAGCGATCTTCGCTGCAGCTTCCTATCAGCATGGCAGATACGCTACGATGA
- the LOC119987320 gene encoding ORM1-like protein 2, which translates to MYVRAVPTTDLNRNTEWFTYPGVWTTYIFIVFISWLIVLSVFGCSAGTAWTIVHLAHFFVTYHFFHWKKGTPFSDDQGIYNGLTWWEQIENGKQLTRNRKFLTVAPVVLYLIASHTTDYQHPMLFFNTLAVFVMVVAKFPNMHKVRIFGINADH; encoded by the exons ATGTATGTGAGGGCGGTGCCAACGACGGATCTGAATCGGAACACGGAGTGGTTCACGTACCCGGGTGTCTGGACCACATACAtcttcattgtcttcatatcttgGCTTATCGTTCTATCCGTCTTTGGCTGCTCGGCTGGCACTGCGTGGACCATCGTCCACCTCGCACATTTTTTC GTTACATACCATTTCTTTCATTGGAAGAAAGGAACTCCATTTTCTGATGACCAAGGTATCTACAATGGGTTGACTTGGTGGGAGCAAATAGAAAACGGCAAGCAACTCACACGCAATAGGAAGTTTTTGACAGTTGCGCCTGTTGTCCT GTATTTGATAGCTTCGCACACAACAGATTATCAACACCCCATGCTCTTCTTTAACACACTGGCAGTATTTGTGATGGTGGTTGCCAAGTTCCCAAACATGCACAAGGTCCGGATATTCGGAATAAATGCTGATCACTGA
- the LOC119986589 gene encoding dof zinc finger protein DOF4.6-like: MDTAQWPQEIVVKRIEEIVVTNNNLEKKTRPHKEQAINCPRCNSTNTKFCYYNNYSLTQPRYFCKTCRRYWTEGGSLRNIPVGGGSRKNKRSSSSNSSSSSSKLPNPNKIPDQGQDLNLAFPNSINHDTSEKILSSTTTTNTTTSSTLNHNNHDQLSALELITGISSRGLNSFMPMNLVQDPNSAYTSGFPILHDFKQPTMTPTTLNFSLDHGLGSSGGFPFEDLKQVSSTNISDIEQDRGEVHGDSPGYWTGMLGGGSW; this comes from the exons ATGGACACTGCTCAATGGCCACAG GAGATTGTGGTGAAAAGAATAGAAGAGATAGTAGTCACAAACAACAATTTGGAGAAGAAGACGAGGCCTCACAAGGAACAAGCCATAAACTGCCCAAGATGCAATTCAACAAACACAAAGTTTTGCTACTACAACAATTATAGTCTCACTCAACCAAGGTACTTTTGCAAGACTTGCAGAAGGTATTGGACTGAAGGAGGGTCTCTTAGAAACATCCCTGTTGGTGGTGGTTCAAGGAAGAACAagagatcatcatcatctaattcttcttcttcttcttctaagcTTCCAAATCCTAACAAGATCCCTGATCAAGGCCAAGATCTCAACCTTGCCTTCCCAAACTCTATTAATCATGACACCAGTGAAAAGATTTTGTCTTCTACTACTACCACAAATACTACTACTAGTAGTACTTTGAATCATAACAATCATGATCAGCTTTCAGCTTTGGAGCTAATAACTGGGATTTCCTCAAGAGGGTTGAATTCTTTCATGCCAATGAATCTTGTTCAAGATCCAAACTCAGCTTACACATCTGGGTTTCCAATTTTGCATGATTTCAAGCAGCCAACAATGACACCCACCACCTTGAATTTCTCTCTTGATCATGGGCTTGGAAGTAGTGGTGGGTTTCCATTTGAAGATCTAAAGCAAGTCTCAAGCACTAATATTAGTGATATTGAGCAAGATAGAGGAGAAGTACATGGAGATTCACCTGGGTATTGGACTGGTATGTTAGGAGGTGGATCATGGTAA
- the LOC119987099 gene encoding uncharacterized protein LOC119987099, producing MTAISICINSLSSPPPLPCSFSSSLPNVKLLFHRCCRNKTLKQKRITCRADLSHDAPFAAAIGACVLTTLVLPVSTNPDDDGSSAMDSTDTRFGVMGIIGFIPYFNWLSWVFAWLDTGKRRYAIYALVYLAPYLRSNLSLSPEESWLPIFSIVVCIIHIQLEASIRNGDLQGFQLFSDISKHLQKPTRKKDFQSSRHQGIPEETKRRRVENKNLPSAEEKQSRDIHRPGVHRKPSEHHEHLHGDSDEDRRED from the exons ATGACGGCGATCTCTATTTGCATAAATTCACTCTCTTCTCCTCCCCCTCTTCCTTGCAGTTTCTCCTCTTCACTGCCAAACGTTAAACTCCTCTTTCACCGCTGCTGTagaaataaaaccctaaaacag AAGCGAATCACGTGCAGGGCGGACCTATCACACGACGCGCCATTCGCCGCCGCAATTGGCGCTTGTGTGCTTACTACTCTGGTTCTACCAGTGAGTACTAATCCGGACGATGATGGTAGTTCCGCTATGGATTCGACGGACACGAGGTTTGGTGTCATGGGGATTATCGGTTTTATACCTTACTTCAATTGGCTG AGTTGGGTTTTTGCGTGGCTTGATACGGGGAAGAGGCGGTACGCCATTTATGCTCTTGTGTACTTGGCTCCCTATTTGAG GTCAAATCTATCACTCTCCCCTGAAGAAAGCTGGTTGCCCATTTTTAGCATTGTTGTCTGCATTATTCACATTCAG TTGGAAGCAAGTATAAGAAATGGAGATCTTCAGGGTTTTCAATTATTTAGTGACATCTCAAAACATCTTCAGAAACCAACAAGAAAGAAGGATTTTCAGTCGAGCAGGCATCAAGGAATCCCTGAGGAG ACGAAAAGGAGACGAGTAGAAAATAAGAATCTGCCATCTGCTGAAGAGAAGCAGTCAAGGGACATCCACAGGCCGGGAGTTCATCGAAAGCCCTCTGAGCATCATGAACACTTGCATGGAGATTCGGATGAAGATCGGAGGGAAGACTAA
- the LOC119987100 gene encoding uncharacterized protein LOC119987100: protein MCMSTDFHGFNPRDRSHLRIKAFFIKLSGFRPKNPIPESLTLVYLPRISGSELEIEGSKIRPDSTAFVTLHRVVNQKTRNGEAIYGNRERVRAGDGIRFEVYLREEKVLKGVFRRVEEDEWRMECTCGLEREISDVAAAEACVAVEGKSAMRERVEMAVKRKRKCSNQRGFLEDIPEGREIDDESDGQCCCCSFGDGKTDGGDSKEKVDLDLDMEGVRWAVDVGIWVVSLGVGYLVSKASAKSLRRMRLL from the coding sequence ATGTGTATGTCAACGGACTTCCATGGCTTCAATCCCAGAGATCGCAGCCACTTGAGAATCAAAGCATTCTTCATCAAGCTCTCCGGTTTCAGGCCCAAAAACCCCATCCCCGAATCATTGACTCTCGTTTACCTACCCAGAATCAGCGGATCCGAGCTCGAGATCGAAGGCTCAAAGATCCGACCTGACTCCACCGCGTTCGTGACTCTACACCGGGTCGTGAATCAGAAGACGAGAAACGGTGAGGCCATATATGGGAACAGAGAGCGGGTTCGGGCCGGGGATGGGATCCGATTCGAAGTTTACTTGAGAGAGGAGAAGGTGTTGAAGGGCGTTTTCAGGAGAGTCGAGGAGGATGAGTGGAGAATGGAGTGCACGTGTGGATTAGAGAGGGAGATTTCTGACGTGGCAGCTGCGGAGGCTTGCGTCGCCGTGGAGGGAAAATCGGCGATGCGTGAGAGGGTGGAGATGGCGGTGAAGCGGAAGAGGAAGTGTAGTAACCAGAGGGGGTTTTTGGAGGACATACCGGAGGGAAGAGAAATCGACGATGAATCTGACGGTCAGTGTTGTTGTTGCTCGTTTGGGGACGGTAAAACGGATGGTGGAGATTCAAAGGAGAAAGTGGATTTGGATCTTGATATGGAGGGCGTGAGATGGGCCGTTGATGTGGGGATTTGGGTTGTCAGTCTCGGAGTTGGGTACTTGGTTTCTAAAGCTTCCGCTAAGAGCTTGAGACGAATGAGGCTTCTCTAA
- the LOC119986797 gene encoding aldehyde oxidase GLOX1-like, translating into MEPNRVSSLLVLLTVTIISLFCSVVGDQNKLPGKWELVTGNCGISAMHMQLLPDNNVIIFDWTRMGHSNISLPRYAECDNLDCSAHSIEFNPMKNTVRPLYIVTNTWCSSGSLSPHGVLIQTGGTDLGENVTRYFKPFVGGDWIEDPNGLLVPRWYASNQILPNGKIIVVGGRGQFNYEFIPKSKPNYDKLYPLKFLEETMYDPYVQDNLYPFLHLCPDGNLFIFANDRAILLDYVKNRVVRRYSVLPGRVSRNYPSTGSSVLLPLRLSSRSSSLIPDAEVLVCGGSLPNAFNHVENEHIFVGASKTCGRLMITEKNPNWVMEEMPIERIMGDMILLPTGDVLIINGAKKGSAGWDYARDPVLNPLLYHSDFNSDSSRFEVMSSSARPRMYHSTALLIPDGRVLVGGSNTHKTYIFNSLYPTDLSIEAFSPPYLTSKARPRPRINWIKPSEKLVYGRKFSVGVDFGRAEEFNGTLDLTMVAPSFTTHSFSMNQRVLFLALDGVKKKSDGGFVINGNAPETAALAPPGYYLIFVVGDGVPSTAIWVHIHSR; encoded by the coding sequence ATGGAGCCAAACAGAGTGTCTTCCTTGCTAGTACTATTAACAGTAACCATCATTTCTCTCTTCTGTTCGGTCGTCGGAGACCAGAACAAGTTGCCGGGAAAATGGGAGTTAGTCACCGGCAACTGTGGAATCTCGGCAATGCATATGCAGTTATTGCCAGACAACAATGTAATCATCTTCGATTGGACTAGAATGGGCCACTCCAACATTTCATTGCCGAGGTATGCAGAATGTGATAATCTGGACTGCTCTGCTCACTCGATTGAATTCAATCCGATGAAGAATACTGTCCGGCCACTCTACATTGTCACCAACACATGGTGTTCGTCGGGATCGTTGTCTCCGCACGGGGTGTTGATTCAGACCGGAGGGACTGATCTTGGAGAGAATGTGACTCGGTACTTCAAGCCATTTGTGGGTGGCGATTGGATTGAAGATCCAAATGGATTACTCGTGCCGAGATGGTATGCTTCGAATCAAATCCTTCCGAACGGGAAAATCATTGTCGTCGGTGGTCGAGGTCAATTCAATTACGAATTCATCCCCAAATCAAAACCCAATTACGACAAGCTCTATCCTCTCAAATTCCTTGAAGAAACAATGTATGATCCTTATGTTCAAGACAATTTGTACCCTTTTTTGCACCTCTGTCCGGACGGGAATTTGTTCATCTTCGCAAACGACAGAGCAATTCTTCTCGACTATGTGAAAAACAGAGTAGTCAGAAGATACTCTGTTCTTCCCGGTCGCGTCTCTCGCAACTATCCCAGCACAGGTTCTTCGGTTCTTCTTCCTTTAAGACTATCATCACGCTCTTCCTCATTAATTCCAGATGCAGAAGTTCTTGTCTGTGGTGGGTCGTTGCCTAATGCCTTCAATCATGTCGAGAACGAACATATCTTCGTCGGTGCAAGCAAAACATGTGGTCGATTGATGATTACAGAGAAGAACCCAAATTGGGTTATGGAGGAAATGCCGATTGAACGAATAATGGGTGACATGATTTTGTTACCAACAGGAGATGTATTGATCATCAATGGAGCAAAAAAGGGTTCTGCTGGTTGGGATTATGCGAGAGACCCTGTTTTGAATCCTCTTCTCTACCACTCTGATTTCAATTCAGATTCTAGCAGGTTTGAGGTGATGAGTTCTTCGGCTAGGCCGCGAATGTATCATTCAACGGCTCTTTTGATTCCCGATGGTCGTGTTTTGGTAGGTGGAAGCAATACACATAAAACTTAcattttcaactctctctaccCAACTGATTTAAGCATTGAAGCTTTCTCTCCACCATATTTGACCTCGAAAGCTCGTCCCCGTCCCCGGATTAACTGGATTAAACctagtgaaaagcttgtttacgGTAGGAAATTTTCAGTGGGAGTTGATTTTGGAAGAGCAGAAGAGTTTAATGGGACACTTGATTTGACAATGGTGGCACCAAGTTTTACTACTCATTCATTTTCTATGAACCAGAGAGTGTTGTTTCTGGCCCTCGATGGAGTGAAGAAGAAGAGCGACGGCGGCTTTGTGATAAATGGTAATGCGCCGGAGACGGCGGCATTGGCTCCTCCGGGATATTACCTTATTTTTGTTGTCGGCGATGGTGTGCCAAGTACAGCAATTTGGGTGCATATTCACAGTCGCTAG
- the LOC119987541 gene encoding GTPase-activating protein gyp7-like has product MLAEQKPLMRVLRRIQTSSPSRLSNSSSPTSSSSWYHLRTFLLVVAFSHSSSSSCSPVSSDRGTLKSPWSRRRRKHALKPKQWKSLFTPDGKLCDGGVQFLKKARKGGVDPSIRAEVWPFLLGVYDLNSSKVERYSIRMKRRKEYEDWRKRCRHILKREIRSFGLKQTIGNDSNVDSRDFSQVFDSTSFEDVASVRRSICIEEASIVGNELVCRVCGQPLPPSESRREGDSEKTVITCDCEDASVGDTETESSDSDNESENVPFLATELTRENDFHMHAQDYSSPSNSERNSVSHTDEDFVTWQRIIRLDAVRSNDEWISYSPSQNAVSEIKARRLANSVGLKDYDHLEPCRIYHAARLVAILEAYALYDPEIGYCQGMSDLLSPIISIVEEDHEAFWCFVAFMKKARHNFRLDEVGIRRQLNIVSKIIKCKDIHLYRHLEKLQAEDCFFLYRMVVVLFRRELSFEQTLCLWEVMWADQAAIRAGIAKSSWGRMRLKAPPTDDLLLYAIAACVLQRRKLIIEKYNSIDEIMRECNSMAGHLDVWKLLDDAHDLVVTLHDKIR; this is encoded by the exons ATGTTAGCGGAACAGAAACCTTTGATGAGAGTCCTACGGCGAATTCAGACATCTTCGCCGTCGAGGTTGTcgaattcttcttctccaacatcgTCGTCATCGTGGTATCATTTGCGAACGTTTCTATTAGTAGTTGCTTTCTCCCATTCATCATCGTCATCTTGCTCACCAGTCTCCAGTGATCG GGGTACCCTAAAATCACCTTGGTCCAGGAGGAGAAGAAAACATGCCCTTAAACCAAAACAATGGAAAAGTTTGTTTACACCTGATGGAAAACTCTGTGATGGTGGTGTCCAGTTTCTCAAAAAAGCCCGAAAAGGA GGTGTTGATCCAAGTATAAGAGCAGAAGTTTGGCCATTCCTTCTTGGAGT CTATGATCTGAACAGCTCCAAAGTGGAAAGATATTCTATTCGAATGAAGAGAAG AAAAGAATACGAGGACTGGAGAAAACGTTGTCGACATATTCTTAAGCGAGAAATTAGGAGCTTTGGGTTGAAGCAAACCATTGGAAACGACAGCAATGTGGACAGCAGGGATTTCAGTCAGGTTTTCGATTCTACTAGTTTTGAAGATGTGGCGAGTGTCAGGAGGTCTATTTGCATTGAGGAAGCCAGCATAGTAGGTAATGAATTAGTCTGCAGAGTATGTGGTCAGCCTCTTCCCCCCTCTGAGTCAAGACGGGAAGGAGATAGTGAGAAGACTGTAATTACCTGTGATTGTGAAGATGCTTCTGTTGGTGACACAGAGACAGAGTCATCTGATTCTGACAATGAATCTGAAAATGTGCCCTTCCTTGCAACTGAACTGACTAGAGAAAATGACTTTCATATGCATGCGCAAGACTATTCCTCTCCATCTAATTCAGAAAGGAATTCAGTGTCCCATACAGATGAAGATTTTGTTACATGGCAGAGAATTATCCGCCTCGATGCTGTGCGCTCTAATGATGAATGGATCTCATATTCACCATCTCAGAATGCAGTATCAGAGATCAAGGCACGAAGACTGGCCAACAGTGTTGGCTTGAAGGACTACGATCACTTGGAGCCATGCAGGATTTATCATGCTGCTCGCCTGGTGGCTATCCTTGAGGCATATGCCCTATATGATCCAGAGATTGGTTATTGCCAGGGAATGAGCGATCTACTTTCTCCAATTATCTCAATTGTGGAGGAGGACCATGAAGCATTCTGGTGCTTTGTAGCTTTCATGAAAAAAGCTCGTCATAATTTCCGTCTTGATGAGGTTGGAATCCGGAGGCAGCTCAACATTGTCTCAAAGATTATAAAATGCAAGGACATTCATCTGTACAGGCACCTAGAGAAGCTTCAAGCAGAGGACTGCTTCTTTCTGTACAGAATGGTGGTGGTCCTTTTCAGGAGGGAATTAAGCTTTGAGCAGACATTGTGCCTGTGGGAGGTGATGTGGGCAGACCAGGCAGCAATTCGAGCTGGAATTGCCAAATCTTCCTGGGGAAGGATGAGACTAAAAGCTCCTCCTACTGACGATCTCTTGCTTTACGCCATAGCAGCCTGTGTATTACAAAGGAGGAAGCTCATTATCGAAAAGTATAACAGCATCGATGAGATCATGCGAGAATGCAATAGCATGGCAGGACATCTCGATGTGTGGAAACTTCTCGACGATGCTCATGATTTGGTGGTCACACTTCATGACAAGATTAGGTGA
- the LOC119987553 gene encoding protein HLB1-like → MSTATDEPELQNGVKPEPASDPDPKPESQLEPEPGPLPEAEAAPESTPEPEAAPESAPESETLAEAEQEQAVLVADAKVEEPHTSIRSNEAEQTAGPELMKDEGNRTFTMGELLSELKSEEGEDHDASTPYSQEETPHQQTEQNNATMELINSVTAVDEESRNRQRILTFAAKRYASTIERNPEDYDALYNWALVLQESADNVSPDSTAPSKDALLEEACKKYDEATRLFPSLHDAFYNWAIAISDRAKMRGRTKEAEELWKQATKNYEKAVHLNWNSPQALNNWGLALQELSAIVPAREKQTIVRTAISKFRAAIQLQFDFHRAIYNLGTVLYGLAEDTLRTGGSGSAKDVSPNELYSQSAIYIAAAHALKPNYSVYSSALRLVRSMLPLPYLKVGYLTAPPVGSLIAPHSDWKRSQFVLNHEGLKQINKGEQHQVPQNLSRRPGDVTSMDKKIIRVDIPDIVSVSACADLTLPPGAGLCIDTIHGPVFLVADSWESLDGWLDAIRLVYTIYARGKSEVLAGIVTG, encoded by the exons ATGTCTACTGCTACCGACGAACCTGAATTGCAAAACGGTGTCAAACCTGAACCGGCATCAGATCCCGACCCTAAACCTGAATCGCAATTGGAACCGGAACCGGGACCACTGCCAGAAGCAGAGGCGGCCCCAGAATCAACTCCAGAACCAGAGGCGGCACCAGAATCAGCTCCAGAATCAGAGACGTTGGCAGAAGCAGAACAGGAGCAAGCTGTGCTAGTTGCAGATGCGAAGGTGGAGGAGCCACATACCTCGATCCGGTCCAATGAGGCCGAGCAAACTGCAGGTCCCGAGCTAATGAAGGACGAAGGGAACCGGACGTTCACGATGGGGGAATTGTTGAGCGAGTTGAAAAGCGAGGAAGGGGAAGATCATGACGCCAGCACTCCTTACAG TCAAGAAGAAACTCCTCATCAACAGACAGAGCAGAACAATGCTACAATGGAACTGATAAATAGCGTTACTGCTGTTGATGAGGAAAGTAGGAATCGCCAAAGGATTCTCACATTTGCTGCTAAGAG GTATGCTAGTACAATAGAGAGAAATCCAGAAGACTATGATGCGCTATACAATTGGGCATTGGTTCTTCAG GAAAGTGCCGATAATGTCAGTCCAGATTCTACTGCACCTTCAAAAGATGCTTTGCTTGAGGAGGCTTGTAAGAAATATGATGAGGCTACCCGTCTTTTCCCTTCGCTACATGAT GCTTTCTACAATTGGGCGATAGCAATATCTGATCGGGCAAAAATGCGTGGTCGTACAAAGGAGGCTGAAGAGCTTTGGAAGCAG GCCACCAAAAACTATGAAAAAGCTGTCCACCTTAACTGGAACAGCCCTCAG GCTCTTAACAACTGGGGACTAGCTCTGCAG GAACTCAGTGCAATTGTTCCTGCTAGAGAAAAGCAAACAATTGTGAGGACTGCAATTAGTAAG TTTCGTGCAGCAATACAGTTGCAATTTGATTTCCATCGAGCAATTTACAACCTTGGAACTGTATTG TATGGATTGGCTGAGGACACGTTAAGAACAGGGGGATCTGGCAGCGCGAAAGATGTTTCCCCTAATGAGTTGTATAGTCAATCTGCCATTTACATAGCAGCTGCTCATGCGTTGAAACCAAATTACTCG GTTTACAGTAGTGCTTTGCGGCTTGTGCGTTCCATG TTACCATTACCATATCTAAAAGTTGGATATCTGACTGCACCTCCAGTGGGGAGTTTAATAGCACCTCATAGTGATTGGAAGAGATCTCAATTTGTTTTGAATCATGAAGGACTTAAACAG ATTAACAAAGGTGAGCAACATCAAGTACCGCAAAACCTCTCTCGCAGACCTGGAGATGTGACAAGTAtggataaaaaaataattagagtTGATATCCCAGACATTGTTTCTGTCTCGGCATGTGCTGATCTGACTTTACCACCTGGAGCTGGCCTTTGCATTGATACAATTCATGGACCAGTTTTCTTG GTTGCTGATTCATGGGAATCACTTGATGGATGGCTCGACGCAATCCGTCTTGTCTACACGATCTATGCACGAGGAAAGAGTGAGGTCTTAGCAGGAATTGTAACAGGCTAG